One Peptostreptococcus equinus genomic window carries:
- a CDS encoding AraC family transcriptional regulator yields the protein MNIIKSFNNTIDYLETVLDDEIDEKKVTQLSGYSYSMFSRLFSILTEITLSEYLRSRRLTEAAVILRDTDEKIIDVAFKFGYESSDSFGTAFKNFHGFTPSEVRNGKPFKLVSRVQLALSVRGGRSMNITIQKKKAFTVAGVNEQSINSSLCPSVWDKLYEKYSHDELASLGSGQSMGVCHDVENPSTINYMAGYIVNDVDEARSMGLDVLEVEEAEYAIVELKGSVPDCIHNGWKYAMEVFFPEHGYVHSGKPDFEYYYEGDMSSPDYRMELWIPIVKA from the coding sequence GTGAATATTATCAAGTCGTTTAACAATACGATTGATTATCTTGAAACAGTTCTTGATGATGAAATTGATGAAAAGAAAGTAACTCAGTTATCAGGATACTCTTATTCAATGTTCAGTCGCTTGTTTTCTATTCTGACCGAAATAACGCTCTCAGAATATTTAAGAAGCAGAAGATTAACAGAAGCTGCCGTTATTTTAAGAGATACGGATGAAAAGATTATTGATGTTGCTTTCAAATTCGGATATGAGTCATCGGATTCATTTGGAACAGCTTTTAAGAATTTTCATGGATTTACTCCTTCTGAGGTAAGAAATGGGAAACCGTTCAAATTAGTATCACGAGTGCAATTAGCACTCAGTGTAAGAGGAGGAAGAAGCATGAACATTACAATTCAAAAGAAAAAAGCCTTTACAGTTGCAGGGGTAAATGAACAAAGCATCAATTCATCATTATGTCCAAGTGTCTGGGATAAGCTGTATGAAAAATACAGTCATGATGAACTTGCAAGTTTGGGAAGTGGTCAAAGTATGGGCGTTTGCCATGATGTGGAAAATCCAAGTACAATAAACTATATGGCGGGCTATATTGTTAATGATGTAGACGAAGCAAGAAGTATGGGCTTAGATGTTTTGGAAGTTGAAGAAGCAGAGTATGCCATTGTAGAGTTAAAAGGAAGTGTTCCGGATTGCATTCATAACGGATGGAAATATGCGATGGAGGTATTCTTTCCTGAGCATGGCTATGTTCATTCTGGAAAACCTGACTTTGAATATTACTATGAAGGTGATATGAGTAGTCCTGATTATAGAATGGAGTTATGGATTCCAATAGTTAAGGCGTAG